CCTGATCCATGACGAGATACGTCAGGTTCGACTGGCCCAGCCCGATCCGCTCGAAGGCCAAGGGCCCGGCGAAGTCGACGCCGAGGGTGGCGAACCAGCGGCTCACGGCCCCGGCGTCGATTCCGACGATGTCCGCGCTAGACACCGATACCGGTTCCTTGCCTGAACAGGAGGGCGTCGCCGAGCAGTTGCCCGCCGTCGATCACCAGGGTCTCGCCGGTGATCCAGCTCGCGGCGTCCGAGACGAGGAAGGCGACCGCGGAGGCGATGTCGGCAGGCTCCCCGATGCGGCCCAGCGCCATGGAGGCGGACACGACCTGCTCGTGCTCCTTCCACAGAGCCTCGGCCAGCTTCGTGCGCACCACACCCGGTGCCACCGCGTTGACGCGGATCTTCGGCGAGAGTTCCAAGGCCAGTTGCCTGGTGAGATGGATCAGTGCGGACTTCGACGCGTTGTACAACCCGATGTTCGCCTCGGAGGCCATGCCGCCCACCGACGCGGTGTTGACGACCGCCCCGCCGTGCTCCCCCATCCAGGCCCGCGTGGCCAGACCCGTCCACATGACGGGCGCCCACAGGTTCACGTCGAAGGTCTTCGCGAACCGGCCGTGGTCCTGGTCGATGACCGGCCCGTAGGCCGGGTTGGTCCCCGCGTTGTTGACGAGGATGTCCAGGCCGCCGAAGCGCTCGAGCGTCAGATCCACACACCGCTGGGCCGCCTCTTCGTCGACCGCGTGCGCGCCGACGCCGACCGCTGTGCCCTTGACCTGGGCCGCGGCGGCGTCCGCCGCCTCCTGGGACCGGGAGGTGAGGACGACGTTTCCGCCGGCCTCCGCGATGGCCTGGGCGATCGCCAGCCCGATACCGCGCGAGGCCCCGGTGACGACGGCGGTGCGACCGGTGAGATCGAGTCCTGCCATCTCAGCTCACCGCCGCCGTCGCCTCGTCGCGGTACTGCCGCAGTTCCTGCTTGGCGATGGCCCGCTTGTGAACCTCGTCGGGACCGTCCGCGAGCCGCAGCGTCCGCAGATGCGCGTACATCATCGCCAAGGGGAAGTCGTCGGTCACTCCGGCTCCCCCGTGCACCTGAATCGCACGGTCGACGATCTTCAACGCGATCTCGGGGGCGGCCACCTTGATGGCCGCGATCTCGGTGCGTGCTTCCTTGTTGCCGACCGTGTCCATGAGATACGCGGCCTTGAGCGTGAGCAGGCGGATCATCTCGATGTCGATACGCGCTTCCGCGATCCAGTCCTGGATGTTGGACCGTTCGGCGACCGCGCTGCCGAAGGTCACCCGTGACTGTGCGCGCCGGCACATCAGTTCCAGCGCCCGCTCGGCCGCGCCGATGGCCCGCATGCAGTGGTGGATACGACCGGGCCCGAGCCGGGCCTGGCTGATCGCGAAACCCTCACCTTCGCCCTTGAGCACGTCCTTGGCAGGCACCCGGACATTCTCGAAAATGATCTCCGCATGGCCCTCGCGATCCGCGTAGCCGAACACCGGGAGGTTGCGGACCACGGTGACCCCAGGGGCGTCTACGGGTACAACCATCATCGACTGCTGGCGATGTGGGGCCGCCGTGGGGTCGGTCTTGCCCATCACGATGAGCACCTTGCAGTTCTTGTGCATCGCGTTCGAGGCGAACCACTTGCGGCCGTTGAGCACGTACGCGTCGCCGTCTCGTTCCATCCGCAGCTCGATGTTGGTGGCGTCGGAGCTGGCGACACGCGGCTCGGTCATCGCGAAGGCCGATGCCATCGTCCCGTCGAGCAGGGGCTTGAGGTACTTCTCCTTGTGCTCGTCGCTGCCGAACAGCGTGAGCACTTCCATGTTGCCGGTGTCAGGCGCGTTGCAGTTGCACGCCTCGGATGCGATGTGGCTGCGGCCCATGATCTCCGCCAGCGGCGCGTACTCGAGGTTCGTCAGACCGGGGCCCCACTCCGGATGCGGGTGGAACAGGTTCCACAGTCCACGCCTGCGCGCCTCCGCCTTGAGCTCCTCGAGGATGGGCGGGTGGAAGTGCGGGTCACCCGACGCGCGCATCTGCTCGTGGTACACCGCCTCGGCGGGGTAGATGTGCGCATCCATGAACTCGAGCAGATCCGCCCGGTATTTCTTGGCGCGGTCCGACATCTCAAACAGGGACATCCGAACTCCTGACGGGTAGGGAGGGAAAGTCGGGCGGGCGCTTGTCCAGGTGACTGGCCACGCCCTCGACCACGTCGGACCCGCGGAACGCCTGGAGCATGAGGCCTTCCGCCCGGGCCACGGAATCGGCGTAGGTGCCGTCCGCGTCCTTGCTCAGTTGGCTCTTGATGGTGGCCATGGACGCCGGGGAGCAGCGCCGCGCCAGATCGGCGGCGTACGCGACAGCGGCATCCACCACACTCCCGGTGGGGACCAGGTGGTCGAGGAGTCCGACCCGGAAGGCCTCCTCGGCGTCCACCATGCGACTCGACAGCAACAGGTCCGCTGCCCGGCTGTGCCCCACCAGCCGGGGCAGCAGCCAGGAGATCCCGTACTCGGCGATCAGCCCGCGTTGCGCGAATGCCGTGGTGAACCGGGCCGAGGGCGAGCCGAAGCGAATGTCGCAGTAGAGGGCCTCCACCATGCCCAGGCCGGCGGCCACTCCGTTGATCGCTCCGATCAGCGGTTTGCGCAGGGTCCGCGGAATGTCCCGTGGACGGCGCCGTGCCCTGTCCGCCTCGGAGACCTCGCCGACCGTCTGCAGCCGTTGCAGATCGGCTCCGGCGCAGAATCCGCGTCCCGCGCCGGTGACCACGACGGCGCGTACGTCCGGGTCGTCTTCGGCGGCGTCGAGCAGCGCGAAATAGCGGTCCTCGAGTTCGTCGGTCCAGGCGTTCAGCTTGGCGGGCCGGTTGAACGTGAGCACCAGCACCGGACCTCGGTGTTCGGCGAGGACGAGCTCGCCCGGCGCGCCGGTCATGCCTGCGCCAGCAGGGAGCTCTGGTACCGGCGCATTCCGCGCAGCCACCGGTCGTAGTCCGAGCCCTTCTGCCGGTACATCCCAAGAACGTCTTCGTGCGGCAGGACCAGGAAGCGCTCGTCCTCGACGGCGGCCAGGACGGCGTCGGCGACTTCGGCCGGTTCCAGGACGTCACCCGCGGAGGTGACGGCCCGCGTCGCGGCTCTTCCCAGCGCGTCCCCGGAGTCCTCCCCGGAGGACAGCAGCTTGGTGTTCACCCCCATCGGGCACAGACAGCTGACACGGACCCCGCGATCGCCGTAGGTGACACTCAGCCATTCGGCGAAGGCGACGGCCGCGTGCTTGGTGACGGCGTACGTGGCGGAGCCGATCTGGGTGAGCAGTCCGGCCGCCGAGGCCGTGCTGACGAAGTAGCCCTCACCGCGCTCGAGCCAGCGCGGTACCAGCAGCCTTGCCGCACGGATGTGGGCTCGCAGGTTGACGTCGATCGAGCGGTCCCAGTCCTGCTCGCTCGCGTCGAGGCCGGGCGCCCCGGCGATGCCCGCGTTCGCGAAGTAGAGATCGACCGGACCGAAGGTGCTTTCCGCCAGGTCGACCAACTGCTGGATCTGCTCGGTGTCCGACACGTCCGCGCCGGCGCTGACGGTGCTTCCCTGACGGTCGGCGTTGACTGCCTCCGACACTGCCCGAGCGCTGTCCGCGTCGAGGTCCGCGACGACGACACGGGCGCCCTCGCGAGCGAGCCGTGCGACGAGCGCGCTGCCGATGCCTGCGCCACCACCGGTGACGACGGCGACTCTTTGTGCGACGTTCACGGCAACCCTCTCCGTTGACTGGGTGTGCGATGCGTCCACCTGTATAGTTGAATCCGACGTCAACTTCAATAGCTGCCCACACGGAACCACATGGAGAAAGCCGCCCAACCCCAGGGGGATGAGCGGCTACGAGGCAGGCTGATCAGCGGTGGTCGGGGAAGCGGAGGGCGTTCGCCCAGAGCCGGGTCACCGTGGACACGAGCTCCTCGAAGTCCACCGGCGCACCGTCTTCCTGCCGTTCGCCGAGCACGAAGGCGTTGTAGGCCATGACGCTGACCATGCCCGACAGCGCACGGGAGGCCATCATCGGATCGACCTCACGGTCCGCGACACCCCGCGCCTGCAGGTCGGCGATGCCACGGGCATTGCGGCGGATGAACGCGTCGGCGCGCCGGCGCCGGAACTCACGGAACTCCGGCTCCACTTGAGCCACCTGCTCCAGCAGGCCCATCAGCTTCGCGTTCCGTTTGTACGCCTCGAGGTACGCGCGATTGCTCGCCTCGAGTACCGCATAGGGATCGTCGGTACCCTCCACCCGGCCCATGCCGGGGTGCATCATGTCCTCCTGCGCCTCCAGGAGGACGGCGGCAAGCACCTCTTCCTTGTTGGCGAAGTAGGTGTAGAAGGATCCCGCCGCGCATTGAGCCTCTTTGGTGATGTCGGTGAGGCGGGTGTCGAGGTAGCCGTCCCGTTCGAACACCTTCCGCGCGGCTTTCACCAAAGCGGCCCGGGTCCGCGCTCCGCGCTGCGTCGTGGGGGGCTCACGAAGGTGCGTCAGGGGCGCCATGGGCGGCGCCTGCTCGCCGTCGATCTCCTCGTGCGCAGTGGTCTCCATCCCGGCAACTGTACTTGAATCCGACACCACAATCAGAAACCGGGAGGGCGCAGGCTCAGTGGCGGCGGGCGGCGGGAACGTCGGCGGGCGCCCTGTCGCGGGTCAGAGCCGTACGGTCGATGGACCGCTTGAGGATCTTCCCGGTCGGGCCCTTGGGCAGCGCGTCGACGAACCGGACGATACGCGGGATCTTGTAGGCGGACAGCCGCTCTCGGGCCCAGCTCGACACCTCGGCGGCACCGAGCTCCGCACCGGGCCGGGCGGCGATGAGCGCGGCGACCTCCTCGCCGTAGTGCTCGTCGGGAACGCCGATCACGGCTGCCTCGACGATGTCCGGATGCTCGTAGAGAACTTCCTCGACCTCGCAGGGATAGACGTTGTAACCGCCGCGGATGATCAGATCCTTGATGCGGTCGACGATGCGAAGGTCGCCGTCCGTGTCGGTTTCACCGAGGTCGCCGGTCCGGAACCAGCCGTCGGACGAGAGGGCCGCGGCGGTGTCCGCGGGGCGGTTCCAGTAGCCGCGCATCACCGTGGGCCCCTTGATGTGGACCTCGCCGACGATCCCCGGCGGGCACTCCTCGCCGTCGTCGTCACGCACCTGGACCCGCGTC
The genomic region above belongs to Streptomyces coeruleorubidus and contains:
- a CDS encoding SDR family oxidoreductase codes for the protein MNVAQRVAVVTGGGAGIGSALVARLAREGARVVVADLDADSARAVSEAVNADRQGSTVSAGADVSDTEQIQQLVDLAESTFGPVDLYFANAGIAGAPGLDASEQDWDRSIDVNLRAHIRAARLLVPRWLERGEGYFVSTASAAGLLTQIGSATYAVTKHAAVAFAEWLSVTYGDRGVRVSCLCPMGVNTKLLSSGEDSGDALGRAATRAVTSAGDVLEPAEVADAVLAAVEDERFLVLPHEDVLGMYRQKGSDYDRWLRGMRRYQSSLLAQA
- a CDS encoding enoyl-CoA hydratase-related protein, which gives rise to MTGAPGELVLAEHRGPVLVLTFNRPAKLNAWTDELEDRYFALLDAAEDDPDVRAVVVTGAGRGFCAGADLQRLQTVGEVSEADRARRRPRDIPRTLRKPLIGAINGVAAGLGMVEALYCDIRFGSPSARFTTAFAQRGLIAEYGISWLLPRLVGHSRAADLLLSSRMVDAEEAFRVGLLDHLVPTGSVVDAAVAYAADLARRCSPASMATIKSQLSKDADGTYADSVARAEGLMLQAFRGSDVVEGVASHLDKRPPDFPSLPVRSSDVPV
- a CDS encoding acyl-CoA dehydrogenase family protein, with the protein product MSLFEMSDRAKKYRADLLEFMDAHIYPAEAVYHEQMRASGDPHFHPPILEELKAEARRRGLWNLFHPHPEWGPGLTNLEYAPLAEIMGRSHIASEACNCNAPDTGNMEVLTLFGSDEHKEKYLKPLLDGTMASAFAMTEPRVASSDATNIELRMERDGDAYVLNGRKWFASNAMHKNCKVLIVMGKTDPTAAPHRQQSMMVVPVDAPGVTVVRNLPVFGYADREGHAEIIFENVRVPAKDVLKGEGEGFAISQARLGPGRIHHCMRAIGAAERALELMCRRAQSRVTFGSAVAERSNIQDWIAEARIDIEMIRLLTLKAAYLMDTVGNKEARTEIAAIKVAAPEIALKIVDRAIQVHGGAGVTDDFPLAMMYAHLRTLRLADGPDEVHKRAIAKQELRQYRDEATAAVS
- a CDS encoding SDR family oxidoreductase, encoding MAGLDLTGRTAVVTGASRGIGLAIAQAIAEAGGNVVLTSRSQEAADAAAAQVKGTAVGVGAHAVDEEAAQRCVDLTLERFGGLDILVNNAGTNPAYGPVIDQDHGRFAKTFDVNLWAPVMWTGLATRAWMGEHGGAVVNTASVGGMASEANIGLYNASKSALIHLTRQLALELSPKIRVNAVAPGVVRTKLAEALWKEHEQVVSASMALGRIGEPADIASAVAFLVSDAASWITGETLVIDGGQLLGDALLFRQGTGIGV
- a CDS encoding TetR/AcrR family transcriptional regulator, translated to METTAHEEIDGEQAPPMAPLTHLREPPTTQRGARTRAALVKAARKVFERDGYLDTRLTDITKEAQCAAGSFYTYFANKEEVLAAVLLEAQEDMMHPGMGRVEGTDDPYAVLEASNRAYLEAYKRNAKLMGLLEQVAQVEPEFREFRRRRADAFIRRNARGIADLQARGVADREVDPMMASRALSGMVSVMAYNAFVLGERQEDGAPVDFEELVSTVTRLWANALRFPDHR